In the genome of Massilibacillus massiliensis, one region contains:
- the waaF gene encoding lipopolysaccharide heptosyltransferase II — MLHNKRILIVRLSSIGDVLHATPVARALKEAYPTCHITWIVSKTSANLLTDNPYIDQIYIWSREELEQAAAHFQLSQLQKLWRQLKDFYIQNHFDIVLDIHGLFLSGFITAYSKAPKRIGMANTRELNRFFMTEQAPELLSAHVIKRYLSVLLPLHIQTTDYQMTLCLNDALHTFAKDFLRRKNVNPSKKLLMINPKTSWESKNWGNKNFANFINLLSPNIQILLCGSKQDQQDVDEIIKRCNTPLLNAAGQTSLLELAALICQTDLVLTGDTGTLHIATALHKPTVSLWGPTRPEQYGPLEPGHTIIQSNHTCTACHKTKCPKKDNVCMKTISPQFVADKINALLS; from the coding sequence ATGTTACATAACAAACGTATTTTAATTGTCCGTTTAAGCTCCATTGGTGATGTTCTACATGCTACACCAGTTGCAAGAGCCTTGAAAGAAGCCTATCCAACCTGCCATATTACTTGGATCGTAAGTAAAACTTCAGCGAATTTACTCACAGATAATCCCTATATTGATCAAATCTACATTTGGTCTCGTGAAGAACTTGAGCAAGCCGCAGCGCACTTTCAACTCAGCCAATTACAAAAACTATGGCGACAATTAAAAGATTTTTACATACAAAATCATTTTGATATCGTCCTTGATATTCACGGACTATTTCTGAGTGGTTTTATCACTGCTTATAGCAAAGCACCAAAACGTATTGGAATGGCAAACACACGCGAACTAAATCGTTTTTTCATGACTGAACAAGCCCCAGAGCTTCTTTCAGCACACGTAATTAAACGATATTTATCCGTGCTATTACCTCTACATATCCAAACAACCGATTATCAGATGACATTATGTTTAAATGACGCTCTACATACCTTTGCTAAAGATTTTCTTCGTAGAAAAAATGTAAATCCATCAAAAAAATTACTGATGATTAATCCGAAAACAAGTTGGGAAAGTAAAAATTGGGGAAACAAAAATTTCGCTAACTTTATCAACTTGCTCTCACCAAATATTCAGATTTTACTATGCGGCAGCAAACAAGATCAACAAGATGTTGACGAAATTATAAAACGATGCAATACACCTTTATTAAATGCAGCAGGACAAACATCGTTGTTAGAACTTGCAGCTTTAATTTGTCAAACTGATTTGGTCTTGACTGGAGACACGGGAACGCTGCATATAGCAACTGCGTTGCATAAACCAACGGTCAGCCTATGGGGACCAACAAGACCAGAGCAATATGGGCCGCTCGAACCTGGTCATACGATTATACAAAGCAACCACACTTGTACAGCATGCCATAAAACAAAATGCCCTAAAAAAGACAATGTTTGTATGAAAACGATTTCACCCCAATTTGTTGCGGATAAAATTAATGCTTTGCTTTCATAG
- a CDS encoding helix-hairpin-helix domain-containing protein — MPIHKRSLWIFLLLATVIIAGSLYGFYEKDQVMELDGGGKKEQVADEMITIYVSGAVNKPGVLKIKQSARVVEAIEACGGLLTTADAGKINMAQKITDGSQIHVPEKKLVLEQMDTKTKGMDGADNPSSGGKININTADQAELDKLPGVGPATAAAIIEYRKTEGQFKTIEDLKNIRGIGEAKFKKLADHITI; from the coding sequence GTGCCGATTCATAAGCGTTCTCTATGGATATTTTTATTACTAGCGACGGTAATTATTGCAGGGAGTCTGTATGGATTTTATGAAAAAGATCAGGTTATGGAATTAGATGGAGGCGGCAAGAAAGAACAGGTTGCTGATGAAATGATTACAATTTATGTATCCGGTGCTGTCAATAAACCGGGAGTTTTAAAAATAAAGCAGAGTGCTAGGGTTGTTGAAGCGATTGAAGCTTGCGGTGGTTTGCTGACGACAGCAGATGCGGGAAAAATTAATATGGCACAAAAGATAACAGATGGCAGCCAAATCCATGTGCCGGAAAAGAAGCTTGTATTGGAGCAGATGGATACAAAAACAAAGGGGATGGATGGGGCAGACAATCCTTCTAGTGGAGGAAAGATTAATATTAATACAGCAGATCAAGCGGAGTTAGATAAGCTTCCGGGGGTTGGTCCGGCTACAGCTGCGGCAATTATAGAGTATCGTAAAACGGAAGGGCAGTTTAAGACGATTGAAGATTTAAAAAATATCAGGGGCATTGGTGAGGCAAAGTTTAAGAAACTTGCTGATCATATAACGATTTAG
- a CDS encoding MFS transporter gives MQTKRSQSIIVISFITASCLIGDSMLYVVLPTHWKDMGLDSLWQVGIILSVNRLVRLPLNPFVSYLYKKLSARTGILIAIFLTVLTTSSYGIISNFLLFILVRCLWGLAWTFLRLGAYFTILDIATDLNRGKLMGLYNGLYRLGSLFGMLLGGFLSDIIGVRSTALWFAALSACCIPVVFFCVKKSSKGMIAEAAKKEVQFSFFKNLDILSILCVGMLIAMIYQGMFTSTLSYLIEIHNTSAISWGSFLIGAASLGGVVQAIRWLWEPFLAPKIGSLTDGIHGRYPLFLVSTGIASILFAVIPFQLPTLLWFFFIMILQITATSLTTIADALAADAATNSAKVKVMTLYSLLIDFGAALGPMLAYFANQYIHPYASYWGASFLLFAITLIYATKIKQPT, from the coding sequence ATGCAAACTAAAAGATCCCAGTCCATCATCGTTATATCTTTCATTACCGCATCATGCCTCATAGGAGATTCTATGCTTTACGTGGTCTTACCAACACATTGGAAAGACATGGGATTAGACTCTTTATGGCAAGTCGGAATTATTTTATCTGTAAATCGGCTGGTACGCCTGCCACTCAATCCCTTCGTCAGCTATTTATATAAAAAATTAAGTGCGCGAACTGGAATTTTAATTGCTATATTTTTAACCGTGTTAACGACAAGCAGTTATGGTATCATCTCTAATTTTCTTTTATTTATTTTGGTTCGCTGTCTCTGGGGGCTAGCCTGGACGTTTTTACGATTAGGTGCATACTTTACAATTCTTGATATCGCTACAGATCTCAATCGTGGCAAATTAATGGGTTTATATAATGGTCTTTACCGACTCGGTAGCCTTTTCGGTATGCTGCTAGGCGGGTTTCTATCCGATATCATCGGGGTACGCAGTACAGCGCTTTGGTTTGCAGCACTTTCAGCATGCTGTATTCCCGTTGTCTTCTTCTGCGTAAAAAAATCATCTAAAGGAATGATTGCTGAAGCAGCGAAAAAAGAAGTACAATTTTCATTTTTTAAAAATTTAGATATTCTTTCCATCCTATGTGTAGGCATGCTGATTGCTATGATCTATCAAGGGATGTTTACCTCAACATTAAGTTACTTAATTGAAATCCACAATACCTCTGCAATCTCTTGGGGAAGTTTTCTTATCGGCGCCGCTTCACTAGGTGGAGTCGTACAGGCGATTCGTTGGCTTTGGGAACCATTCCTCGCACCTAAAATAGGCAGCTTAACAGACGGCATCCACGGGCGCTATCCTTTATTCTTGGTATCAACCGGTATTGCAAGTATTCTCTTTGCCGTCATACCCTTCCAACTACCAACTTTGCTATGGTTTTTCTTCATTATGATTCTCCAAATCACAGCAACCTCATTAACAACGATAGCAGACGCATTAGCCGCCGATGCGGCAACAAACTCTGCAAAAGTGAAAGTTATGACACTATATTCATTGCTCATTGACTTTGGTGCTGCACTAGGCCCTATGCTTGCCTACTTTGCAAACCAATATATCCATCCATATGCGTCATATTGGGGAGCTTCATTTCTCTTATTTGCGATTACGTTAATCTATGCAACTAAGATAAAGCAACCTACATAG
- a CDS encoding glycerol-3-phosphate responsive antiterminator, with translation MMIRKSICEILFKESVIIPSVRNVDDFKFALANTKAASIILLFGDIIILPSIIKEAKKYNKRVLVHLDLLGGIGKDRSGIQYLARLGVNGAITTKPQLVKFAREEGMIVIQRLFVMDSEALKSGIHLLKTSKPDAVEVLPASIPKSIVEELVKETGLPILAGGLMHTLGDVEAALKNGIQAVSTSKKELWE, from the coding sequence ATGATGATACGGAAAAGTATTTGTGAAATATTATTTAAAGAAAGTGTAATTATCCCTTCAGTTAGGAATGTAGATGATTTTAAATTTGCACTGGCAAATACAAAGGCAGCAAGTATTATATTATTATTTGGTGATATTATCATATTGCCTTCAATCATTAAAGAAGCTAAGAAGTATAATAAACGGGTTTTAGTTCATTTAGATTTGTTGGGTGGCATTGGAAAAGATCGATCGGGCATTCAATATCTTGCTAGATTGGGGGTAAATGGTGCAATTACGACGAAACCACAATTAGTAAAATTTGCCCGTGAAGAAGGTATGATTGTGATTCAACGGTTGTTTGTCATGGATTCAGAAGCGTTAAAATCAGGCATTCATTTACTTAAAACATCTAAACCGGATGCAGTAGAAGTTTTGCCGGCATCTATTCCAAAATCAATTGTTGAAGAGTTGGTCAAAGAAACGGGGCTGCCAATTCTTGCAGGTGGTTTGATGCATACGCTTGGAGATGTAGAAGCCGCATTAAAAAATGGGATACAGGCAGTGAGTACGAGTAAAAAAGAATTATGGGAATAA
- the lgt gene encoding prolipoprotein diacylglyceryl transferase codes for MYQYLFFIGDFPIRAYGLVLSMSIILATGVAYFLAKQDGRWHNHIVDMGIYCGLGGIIGARLWDVFFFDWGYYQHHITEIFNVWQGGMAIQGGIVLGAIVGILYTRHHKIDTWALADIIAPAIILGQAIGRIANLLNGDAFGAPTGSSYGIIYPSTTLAYQTYGNQPLWPAEIWEGQIDIIIFAILLIFRTTSHAKGQVFILYTMLYSLARFFLEYLRGDYTNQVLGLTIKSAQMTSLIVFFIGLACFIYCGYKHKSVPPSAVTTKKTNKRIK; via the coding sequence ATGTATCAGTATCTTTTTTTTATTGGGGATTTTCCCATTCGTGCTTATGGCTTAGTCTTAAGCATGAGTATTATACTCGCTACTGGTGTAGCCTACTTTTTGGCAAAACAGGACGGACGCTGGCATAATCACATTGTGGATATGGGAATCTACTGCGGTCTTGGTGGTATCATAGGTGCAAGGTTATGGGATGTGTTCTTTTTTGATTGGGGCTATTATCAACACCATATCACTGAAATTTTTAATGTTTGGCAAGGGGGCATGGCAATTCAAGGTGGTATCGTGTTGGGAGCAATCGTCGGTATTCTTTATACCAGACATCATAAAATCGATACCTGGGCATTAGCAGATATTATTGCACCTGCTATCATTTTAGGACAAGCGATTGGGCGTATCGCAAATCTTTTAAACGGAGATGCATTTGGTGCACCAACAGGATCGTCTTATGGTATTATTTATCCGTCTACTACGCTTGCATATCAAACCTACGGCAATCAACCCTTATGGCCAGCGGAAATTTGGGAAGGTCAAATCGATATTATTATCTTTGCAATCCTTCTTATTTTCCGTACGACATCTCATGCGAAAGGACAAGTTTTTATTCTTTACACGATGTTGTATTCTTTGGCACGTTTCTTCTTAGAATATTTGCGTGGCGATTACACAAACCAAGTTTTAGGTCTAACAATCAAATCTGCTCAAATGACGAGTTTGATTGTCTTTTTCATTGGACTTGCATGTTTTATCTACTGTGGTTACAAACACAAATCAGTACCGCCCTCTGCAGTGACAACGAAAAAAACAAACAAACGCATCAAGTAA
- the holA gene encoding DNA polymerase III subunit delta: MNYFEIVQEIEQGVIMPIYLISGEETYLADKLEKTLIHRLLPNDQRDEIQVFHGDVEIDALENLINAVPFFGERNVILIRNTNLLKERKKNADSLKSSHKEDALQQLFSNMPSYSVLILFTPEKADKRRKLYKTIAKYGRAVEVLPIKPWEVKDWLKGKLKEIDRQFSRDAYEYFLEVTSVMQTISLGFLDQEIDKILLYTDKAVITKQDLLELLTSIPEVSIFAMLDAISDKNLKKALSLLSEQLSAGEHPLKIITMFSRHVRQLWQVKTLSTRGYNGKKIAEYVGLVPIIAEKLIAKSRNFDEKVLKNALIRLADADYKLKSGQVNCILLENIIIELCV, encoded by the coding sequence ATGAATTATTTTGAAATTGTGCAGGAAATTGAGCAAGGGGTAATTATGCCTATTTATTTAATCAGTGGAGAAGAGACTTATCTCGCTGATAAATTAGAAAAGACATTGATTCATAGATTACTGCCAAATGACCAGCGGGACGAAATTCAAGTATTTCATGGCGATGTGGAAATTGATGCTTTGGAGAATTTGATCAATGCTGTTCCTTTTTTTGGTGAACGAAATGTTATTTTGATTCGCAATACGAATCTGCTAAAAGAGAGAAAAAAAAATGCGGATTCCCTAAAATCTAGTCATAAAGAAGATGCTTTGCAGCAGTTGTTTTCGAATATGCCATCCTATAGCGTTTTAATTTTGTTTACACCTGAAAAGGCAGACAAACGTCGTAAATTATATAAAACAATTGCGAAGTATGGTCGTGCAGTGGAAGTGCTGCCGATTAAGCCTTGGGAAGTAAAAGATTGGTTAAAGGGAAAGCTCAAAGAAATTGATCGGCAGTTTTCACGTGATGCTTACGAATATTTCTTAGAAGTAACAAGTGTAATGCAGACCATATCATTGGGATTCCTTGATCAAGAAATAGATAAAATCTTATTGTATACGGATAAAGCAGTGATTACCAAGCAAGATTTATTGGAGCTTTTAACGAGTATTCCGGAAGTTTCAATTTTTGCAATGCTGGATGCAATTAGCGATAAAAATCTAAAAAAAGCATTAAGCTTGTTGTCCGAACAATTGAGTGCAGGAGAACATCCACTTAAAATTATTACAATGTTTAGTCGCCATGTAAGGCAACTGTGGCAAGTGAAAACATTATCCACAAGAGGATATAACGGTAAAAAAATTGCAGAATATGTTGGACTTGTACCCATTATTGCAGAAAAGTTGATTGCTAAAAGCAGAAATTTTGATGAAAAAGTTTTGAAGAATGCTTTAATTCGTTTGGCCGATGCGGATTACAAATTAAAATCTGGGCAAGTGAATTGCATTTTGTTGGAAAATATTATCATTGAATTATGTGTGTGA
- a CDS encoding ferritin family protein encodes MNCDIKAMLENTLEAKQEMVRDYQEFADHVHDEEIAKMFKHFAEGEALHAVKLKEALKRQ; translated from the coding sequence ATGAATTGTGATATCAAAGCTATGCTTGAAAATACTTTAGAAGCTAAACAAGAAATGGTAAGAGATTATCAGGAATTTGCTGACCATGTTCATGATGAAGAGATTGCTAAAATGTTTAAGCACTTTGCTGAAGGTGAAGCACTTCACGCAGTAAAATTAAAAGAAGCATTAAAAAGACAATAA
- a CDS encoding DNA internalization-related competence protein ComEC/Rec2, which translates to MGIFCAGYFDLPLNILYGLVAISFLSSGISLYFEKKSVYYGILLLFFLLGFLRCIHGLAVGVNDIGHEIGQSGKMGGRVVDTPRVQENGETIYIRYVVEAETLETNRHQKSVSGKVVVQVTQKPERPIAQYGDKVLVRGELQGLHGYQNPGLIDTVAMLQRQGITAKFKGVKDGVIVTADEKDNFYRMIDRVRNNLRTAMEHGMPKQDAALLFAMLFGGYEGIKPELVAAFTATGIIHILSVSGSHIALLAATMQKIAGVLRLRPAYAAMFVSSSIIGYAVFSGCVPPVIRSAAMGIITFVALALKREKDSGIALAFVGLIMLVVQPQLIYDISFQLSFAATAGLLYLSPIIGSFLVRLNRFIAINLSVTIAAQCSVLPFLAWYFNGVSMSALLANLIAVPIIEVMIILGLTGVILGCIFPILQKLLFVACSMMIGLVYYITSAIAAIPGGFIYIPTMGVFSGLVYYLILACSFAGFHGKYKNFIAKYRSVYKVIIVVFGVLFCISGLFYWQQDRKIRLHFIDVGQGDAMLLTTAHGKAMVIDTGGVLSALSDFDVGERVVVPYLKHYGVREVEYLLLTHVHEDHAGGAAAILRHFPVKHIIVANENRQAYASVFKTNLQKVASFVSAYQGQTFILDGVRVEVLQAMDADKSGTGNEASNVFKLTYGKQNFLITGDLDANGEKELLKSDKDIESTVLKVGHHGSKTSSTLEFIQKVSPSYAVVSVGSNNKFGHPHKEVLERLAKNEIKVFRTDQLGAIVFTCDGQRLDVDTFIKK; encoded by the coding sequence ATGGGAATTTTTTGTGCTGGTTATTTTGATCTGCCGCTTAATATTCTTTATGGGCTTGTTGCAATTTCATTTTTAAGTAGTGGAATTTCTCTTTATTTTGAGAAAAAGTCTGTTTACTATGGCATCCTGTTGTTGTTCTTCTTGTTAGGTTTTTTACGTTGTATACATGGTTTAGCAGTTGGAGTGAATGATATTGGTCATGAGATAGGGCAGTCAGGTAAAATGGGTGGGCGGGTCGTAGACACACCTCGTGTACAAGAGAATGGCGAAACTATTTATATACGTTATGTGGTAGAAGCGGAAACGTTAGAAACAAATCGACACCAGAAGTCGGTTAGTGGAAAAGTCGTGGTGCAAGTTACACAAAAACCAGAGCGTCCAATTGCTCAATATGGTGATAAAGTGCTGGTTCGCGGTGAACTGCAGGGGTTGCATGGTTATCAAAATCCGGGATTGATTGATACAGTTGCTATGCTCCAACGGCAAGGCATTACAGCAAAATTTAAGGGCGTTAAAGATGGGGTTATTGTAACGGCGGATGAGAAAGATAATTTCTATCGCATGATTGATCGCGTGAGAAATAATTTACGCACTGCAATGGAACATGGTATGCCGAAGCAAGATGCGGCATTATTATTTGCGATGCTGTTTGGCGGATATGAAGGAATTAAGCCCGAACTGGTTGCAGCATTTACTGCAACGGGAATTATACATATTTTATCTGTATCGGGTTCACATATTGCATTATTAGCCGCTACGATGCAGAAAATTGCCGGTGTTTTGAGGCTGCGCCCTGCATATGCAGCTATGTTTGTGAGTAGTAGTATCATTGGTTATGCAGTGTTTTCCGGTTGTGTACCACCAGTCATACGGTCTGCAGCGATGGGAATTATTACTTTTGTTGCGCTTGCATTGAAGCGAGAAAAAGACAGTGGCATTGCACTTGCCTTTGTTGGGCTTATTATGTTGGTGGTACAGCCCCAACTGATCTATGATATTAGTTTTCAGCTTTCGTTCGCAGCGACAGCTGGGCTATTATATTTGTCGCCTATCATAGGTAGTTTTCTGGTGCGATTGAATCGTTTTATTGCAATAAATTTATCTGTGACGATTGCAGCACAGTGTAGTGTATTACCTTTTTTAGCGTGGTATTTCAATGGAGTCTCTATGAGTGCGTTGCTGGCTAATCTTATTGCGGTACCGATCATTGAGGTCATGATTATTTTAGGTTTAACTGGTGTAATATTGGGATGTATATTTCCAATATTACAAAAGCTTTTATTTGTTGCTTGTAGTATGATGATAGGCCTTGTATACTATATTACAAGTGCTATTGCAGCAATTCCTGGCGGTTTTATCTATATACCGACCATGGGTGTTTTTAGCGGCTTGGTTTATTATCTTATTCTAGCTTGTAGTTTTGCAGGCTTTCATGGTAAATATAAAAATTTTATTGCGAAATACCGAAGCGTTTATAAAGTTATTATCGTTGTTTTTGGTGTTCTTTTTTGTATAAGTGGCCTTTTTTATTGGCAGCAAGATAGAAAAATTCGATTGCATTTTATCGATGTTGGACAGGGCGATGCGATGCTTTTAACAACCGCACATGGCAAGGCAATGGTCATTGATACGGGGGGCGTTCTTTCGGCATTGAGCGATTTCGATGTTGGTGAAAGGGTTGTGGTTCCATATCTTAAGCATTACGGTGTGAGAGAAGTAGAGTATCTGTTGCTTACCCATGTGCATGAAGATCATGCCGGTGGAGCTGCGGCGATTCTTAGACATTTTCCAGTGAAACATATTATTGTAGCAAATGAAAATCGGCAGGCGTATGCAAGCGTATTTAAAACGAATTTACAAAAAGTTGCTTCGTTTGTATCCGCTTATCAGGGGCAGACTTTTATATTAGATGGTGTACGAGTAGAAGTTTTACAAGCAATGGATGCCGATAAATCAGGTACGGGGAATGAAGCTTCCAATGTATTTAAGCTTACCTATGGAAAACAAAATTTTTTAATTACAGGGGACTTAGATGCAAATGGCGAAAAAGAACTTTTAAAAAGTGATAAAGATATAGAAAGTACAGTATTAAAAGTGGGACATCATGGGTCTAAAACATCTTCAACGCTAGAGTTTATTCAAAAGGTTTCACCTAGCTATGCGGTTGTTTCCGTTGGGTCAAATAATAAGTTTGGACATCCTCACAAAGAGGTATTGGAGCGGTTAGCTAAAAACGAGATTAAAGTTTTTAGGACGGATCAGTTAGGGGCAATTGTTTTTACTTGTGACGGTCAACGTCTGGATGTCGATACTTTTATAAAAAAATAA
- the leuS gene encoding leucine--tRNA ligase, with translation MNERYSPQEIESKWQEKWLHDGAFKTELDRNKPEYYVLEMFPYPSGNLHMGHVRNYSIGDVIARYKVMQGYSVLHPMGFDAFGMPAENAAIKHGIQPADWTFSNIENMKRQQRQIGLSYDWEREVATCTPEYYRWTQWLFLLFYKRGLAYKKKASVNWCNQCNTVLANEQVIDGQCWRCDSDVVKKDLEQWFFKITDYADVLLEDLKELKGWPERVKTMQENWIGRSQGAEFSFDVPEFSEKIPVYTTCQHTVFGVSYVVLAAEHPLVEKLINGKKNEKEVRAFIEKVRNQSELDRTSSETEKEGIFTGAYAVNPFNGEQVPIWIANYVLFEYGTGAVMGVPTHDERDWAFATKYNLPKKLVVNNAEGTLDVKAMTGAYTEAGTLVNSGTFSGMDTETAKLAILDWLDQNEIGQKRVNYRLRDWLVSRQRYWGAPIPIIYCPDCGIVPVPENELPVMLPKNVKFEAGAVSPLAQVEEFVNCTCPKCGKKARRETDTMDTFICSSWYYMRYTDPKNAALPFDSEKANYWMPVDQYIGGIEHAILHLLYSRFFTKVLKDAGVVNFNEPFKNLLTQGMVIKDGSKMSKSKGNVVSPEEIIGKYGADTARLFILFAAPPERDLEWSDQGVEGAFRFLGRVWRIVDHFSACVSHGEEQYDVSTLTKDEKELRRVLHTTIKKVTEDIGNRFNFNTAISAIMELVNTIYTIKDRNETLNASLIREVISSLLKLLAPFAPHMTEELWHEVIGEGSIHKANWPEYNADATVLDEVEVVLQINGKIRDKIVVPANLNAKDLEEKAMEQPKVQEFLTGKTVIKVICVPKKLVNIVIK, from the coding sequence ATGAACGAAAGATATTCACCGCAAGAGATTGAGAGTAAATGGCAGGAAAAGTGGCTACACGACGGTGCTTTTAAGACAGAATTAGATAGAAATAAGCCTGAATACTATGTACTTGAAATGTTTCCATATCCATCGGGAAATTTACATATGGGACATGTTCGTAATTACTCTATTGGTGACGTAATTGCTCGGTACAAAGTGATGCAAGGGTATAGTGTCTTGCATCCGATGGGGTTTGATGCTTTTGGTATGCCAGCAGAAAATGCTGCCATTAAACATGGTATTCAGCCTGCCGATTGGACGTTTTCCAACATTGAAAATATGAAACGTCAGCAACGTCAAATTGGTCTATCATATGATTGGGAACGTGAAGTTGCAACTTGTACACCAGAGTATTATCGTTGGACGCAATGGTTATTTTTATTATTTTATAAACGTGGATTAGCTTACAAGAAAAAAGCTTCTGTGAATTGGTGCAATCAATGTAATACTGTACTTGCAAATGAGCAAGTCATTGATGGTCAGTGTTGGCGGTGTGATAGTGATGTAGTGAAGAAGGACTTGGAGCAATGGTTCTTTAAAATTACAGACTATGCCGATGTTTTATTAGAGGATTTAAAGGAGTTAAAAGGATGGCCTGAGCGTGTAAAAACGATGCAGGAAAATTGGATTGGCCGTAGCCAAGGAGCGGAATTTAGCTTTGATGTTCCAGAATTCAGTGAGAAGATTCCTGTATATACGACCTGCCAACATACCGTTTTTGGTGTGAGCTATGTTGTGCTTGCAGCAGAACATCCATTAGTTGAAAAATTAATTAACGGCAAGAAAAATGAAAAAGAAGTTCGTGCTTTTATTGAGAAGGTTCGTAATCAAAGTGAGCTTGATCGTACATCGAGTGAAACTGAAAAAGAAGGAATTTTTACTGGTGCTTATGCAGTCAATCCATTTAATGGAGAACAAGTACCGATTTGGATTGCAAATTATGTATTGTTTGAATATGGAACAGGTGCAGTTATGGGAGTTCCAACCCATGATGAACGCGATTGGGCTTTTGCAACAAAATATAATTTGCCGAAAAAATTGGTTGTGAATAATGCAGAAGGCACTTTAGATGTTAAAGCGATGACTGGAGCTTATACCGAAGCCGGGACTTTGGTGAATTCCGGTACGTTTAGTGGAATGGATACCGAAACAGCGAAATTGGCCATTTTAGACTGGCTGGATCAGAATGAAATAGGACAGAAACGAGTAAATTATCGTTTACGTGATTGGTTAGTATCTCGTCAGCGTTACTGGGGCGCCCCTATTCCAATCATCTATTGTCCAGACTGTGGCATCGTACCAGTTCCAGAAAACGAACTACCAGTTATGCTACCGAAAAATGTAAAGTTTGAAGCTGGCGCAGTATCACCGCTTGCACAAGTTGAAGAATTTGTTAATTGCACTTGCCCGAAATGCGGGAAAAAAGCGCGTCGCGAGACGGATACGATGGATACATTCATTTGTTCTTCCTGGTATTATATGCGGTATACAGATCCAAAAAACGCAGCACTTCCTTTTGACAGTGAAAAGGCAAACTATTGGATGCCGGTAGATCAATACATTGGTGGTATTGAACATGCAATTTTACATTTGTTATATTCACGCTTTTTTACGAAAGTGTTGAAAGATGCTGGAGTTGTGAATTTTAACGAACCATTTAAAAATTTATTGACGCAGGGCATGGTCATTAAAGATGGTTCTAAGATGTCAAAGTCAAAAGGCAATGTTGTGTCGCCGGAAGAAATTATTGGTAAGTATGGTGCTGATACTGCTCGATTATTTATTTTATTTGCCGCACCGCCTGAACGTGATCTGGAATGGAGTGACCAAGGTGTCGAAGGCGCCTTTCGCTTTTTAGGCAGAGTTTGGCGTATTGTAGATCATTTTTCAGCGTGTGTATCCCATGGCGAAGAACAGTATGATGTAAGTACACTGACAAAGGATGAAAAGGAATTAAGACGTGTCCTTCATACGACAATAAAAAAAGTGACAGAGGATATTGGCAATCGATTTAACTTTAATACTGCAATTAGTGCGATTATGGAATTGGTCAATACAATTTATACGATAAAAGATAGAAATGAAACCTTAAATGCAAGTTTAATTCGTGAAGTCATTTCTTCTTTGTTAAAGCTTCTTGCACCTTTTGCACCGCATATGACAGAAGAACTTTGGCATGAAGTGATTGGAGAAGGCAGTATTCATAAAGCAAACTGGCCTGAATACAATGCAGATGCAACCGTTCTTGATGAAGTAGAAGTGGTATTGCAAATCAATGGCAAGATTCGTGATAAAATTGTTGTGCCTGCGAATTTAAATGCAAAAGATCTAGAAGAAAAAGCAATGGAGCAGCCAAAAGTACAGGAGTTCCTTACTGGAAAAACTGTGATAAAAGTGATCTGTGTGCCTAAAAAGTTAGTGAATATCGTTATAAAATAA